The window CGCCGACAATTGCCTTACTGTATCTCTTGAAACATACCAATGTGCTCAAAACTGACGACTTGGCGAGTGTGCATGAAACATTTTTAGGACTTTATCCATTGTATAATCCGGCTGGAGGTGTTGCAGGATTCGTTGAAAAAAACTGGCTTGATTATGTAGGGACTGCATAACTTGCTCCTATGGTACTGTCTAAAACTCAAGCCATTCAGATTCCAAGAAAGAACAGTTGCAACTAATATGGCTCTGTTCCAGAGCTTGAACGATAAGCCTACAATCTGCTGAACGTTGAATTTTCATCTTTGCTAACAGCAGGCTTTGCTCATGCATATGGACGAATACTTAGTGTTCCCTACTGTAATCAGAGTGCTGGCACATTTTGATTAAAAAACAGGCGCATTTATTTGTTGCTGAAGAGGAAAAAACATTCTAATTTAGAAGTTTAGAGTGAATCAGCCTAAAATAACAGATAAGAAACACACTTTTGATAGCTGTCTGATCGTGGTTGTTTGTAAGCCAGTTTTTACCAAAAAATTAACGCTGGCCAATTATTTGGTAGAACCAGATAAAGCGTTCCAGCATAACATACCAATATTAACCTCCTGCGTGAACGATACTCTCCGCTAAACCTGAATAGGGATAAAAAATTGTCTGAGCACATAAAGAAGAGAATAGTTAAAGGCCTCATTGAAGAAATATCCTGCTTAGACGCAACAGGTATAGAGCTAGTTGGCCACAATTATATTTCTCTGCGCGAGAATCAACCTCTTATTCATCATGGACTGAATAAGGACTATATGCCTTCTGGCTATACAGTGGACACATTTTCTGATGACTCCTCGATTGTCGGAGAATACAGTGCGGAGAAAGGCTACTTCGATTACTCAGGCAAAAAAGAAGCACCTATTTATTCGAAAATAAATAAAGATGTACTTCATGCCTTAGGTCATAAAGGCGGTTCGGGTCCAGACAAGATATATCTAATTAGTAATCAAGAAGAAAATCCATCTTTTCGTGCAAAATTTAATTCTACAAATATTGGTCAGGAATACGCAAAACGCATAATAATAATTGATGCTCGAGAACTTGCTAAAGGTGTATATGAACAATCAATAAACAATCCCACAGCCGCCGATTTTTACAAACAATATTTTCCAACTTTTTCTCAGAATATGGATAATTATGAGTACTTTGGAAAATTGCCAAATGCTTGTGATGGATATGTACTCGCTGAAGAAGTTTTCGGTGCCGTCAGTAATCACTTTAAAAATGGAAACAGTATTTGCGTATTGCATGGAATTAGTGGATCAGGAAAGACCCAAGCAGCTATTGATTTCGTTAGAAGAAATAAATTAACTTTTCCAAATTATATTTGGATTGGAGGTGAGGATTGGAATTCTGATACATCACTTAGCTCTGTCCAGAGAAGTCGAGGAGGGGCACCGGTTAATGTAGCAGGGTTATTTAACTCTGAAAAATCTATCCTTGTGATTGATAATTTTAAAACAGGACTAGAAGAAAATAATTTTGAAGAGTTGAAAGCAGGGTTTTCCAAAGGAGGAGTGGTTCTAGTTACTTCTCAAATTTCAGCACCGCAAAGTTTAATATATCTCTCTATTCCTCAGTTTTCGATAGATAGCGCACTCGCACTCATCGGGGAAAATACTTCGTCAGCTTCTGCATTATGTCGAGAATTCATCTCAAGATGCCGGTTTTCACCATTAATACTATCAATGACCAAAAAACTAGGTTATGAACAGGGTATAGATAAGGAAACTATTTATCGTGAGATTCTAAATGAGCCAGAATTGATTGATGACTCCAGTGGTGCATCAATTGTAAGAAAAATTCTTTCTGGTTTACCTCCAAGTTCTCTTGAAGCATTAAAAAAAATAGCAAATACAGGAATAAACTCGCATGACATTGAGTTTTTGAGGAGATTCGTTGGTGTTCTAAAGTGCAACTCTTTACAAAAATTGTCAATTCTTGTTCCCGAGAATACAACTGGAGTTTTTCGAATTCACGACCTTATATCTATAGCCGTTCAAGATGAATTAGATAGTTCATCTTTAGTTTCTTCGATTGAAGACTTTATTTCGTCAAGTGCTGGCGATATGACACCAAGTGTTCTTAGGCAGATACATTTGTGCTCAGAACTCATATTAAATGAGCATTTACGACGTGGATATCGAGAAATTGACTGGCTTCATTACTCTCTTTTACAGTTAGAGGGTGATATAAAAATAGAGCTTCATAAAGAGATATATGAAATTACTCTTACCGAGAACGATAGTTTACAAAAAATTAAGAGCGTAATAGACGCAAGGGAAATTCATTCGTACACGATTGATGATAAAGAGGCAAGAAAAAGTTATTACAACGATTGCGCTAATTTATATGGGAAGCTCTTACAAAAGAATATATCAGAAAATATACAGCTAGAACTCCTTCATCATATAGGAAAGTCTCTTAGACGTTCAGGTATGTATCCCGAAGCCTTAGAGTCATTCAATCGACTACTGTATTTAAAGCCTGAGTGGCATGCAACGTATGGGCAAGTCGCTCACTTAGGAACTCAACACGGAGTTAATAAAGATGTAAAGGATGCAGGTGAAAAAGCTATGCGCACTCTACTAGGGTATATCCAAGATGAGCTGCTTTCAGTACCTCTTCGCGTATCATTAGCGGCTCTCGCTAGATTAAGATCATATAGTCAAATAGCTCGAGAGATTAACGAACAGCAAGATTTAGTGAGAAAGCTAGCTGACGTGATATCTATGTCAGCATTAGAAGGCTTAGATCAGTTTTATGAAGCATTCGTCTCCTTTACATCAATGTTTGGATATAAGCATAGCATGACGTGCGTCAGAATTGCAGAATCCATACCAGAGTTGATAGCTATCCCACCAAATCAAATAGAAAAAAGGCAATGGGCAAGCGCATGTGAAGCACTTACTAATTCATCAGTAGCAGCCGAACGAGAAAATAAAAAAAGGCTTGCCAAGTTATTAATTAATTCGGCTTTATCGTTTGCAGATGAAATTAGTGATTATGAGCAGCTTAATTCATTTGATGGAAGATGTGTTGCAAAAACATATATCTTGGGTCTGAAACCAGAAAAAGCAATAATGGCAATAATGAAAGTTCCCCAGAAAGAAGTAAATCATTGGCTGCTTTATGAGAAAGCAAAAGCATACTTGGAATTAGGGAGTAGTCATTACGCAGATGCTTTATCCAGTGCTAAAGAATGTTTTTCTTCAGCAAAAACCGATCAGAAAGCATCAGCAAGAATATCTATTTATCACGACCTACTCAGTAGTTGTTATATGAAATTGGGTGATAATGAGAATGTAACTAAAGAACTTCAGGAAGCAATTAAAAATTGCTCCAATGAAAAATATAAAGGCGAGTTGGAAATTAGGTTGAATGAATTCAACAAGTGCTAGCTGAGCGCGGAGTTAATGTCCGCAATTCGCTCTTAGTGAACTAACGATGCACTTTAATTGCTATTAACGTGCATCGTCGTATTTCCGGGGTCTCGCTGAATCGAATTTCCGAAAATACGGTAAAGCGGACATTAGTTTTTTGAGAACTCCAGTTTTGTACAACTGATTCTCGCTCATAGCGGCCTGTCAGATGAAGTCCAAACCATCAGATATGAGCTACTACAAATTATATATGGGGGAGTGTAGCCCGATATTTGAAATTTTATAGTCTCACTATTTTGTGTTTTTCCTGTGTTCAGCCTCCTTTATTGCCTTTCGCATTTCAGCTAGGTCAGTTTCAAGGCTATCCATTGATTGGCTATCAGATGCTTCCAGTTGAGAACGAAGTTTTTTAAGTTTTTTGATCCGCTCATCACGTTCAGCATCGTCAGCCGAAAATGTTGCTTTGTCATGCTCATTGAGCCGGTCAAATTCAGTCCATGCTTTAGAAAAATTACGCTGAAATTCTTCTGAACGGATTTGTTGTTGAACTTCATGTGTTTTCTGTTGGATAAGAACTTCTTGTCTGCCGGATAAGGTAAAATAGATGATAATCGCTGTGATTGGACTCGCAATGATGATGCCATAAAGTACAGATTTCATTGTTAGTTACCTCCTTTGATACCTGGCTGGGACACTGTGAAACTTGCTTCTGTTGAGTTGCTGAGGTTAGATGCTTCTTCTGTTTGTAAGCGCTCTGACGTTCTCATTGACAGGTTTCGTGATTTAGATGAACGGTTGTCTGTGCTTGCATATTGAGCGTTAGACGTTGATGCCTCTTTTGAGTTTGCTCTATTAGTCGATACTGAAAAGAGCGTGTCCTGGCTTTGTGACGTTTCCATCTCCCAGGTCTCACCAAATAGAGAGTTTCCTTTCCCAAACAGAGTGAACTCACCAATTGAGGCCGAGATGTTTTTTGGATCAACAGAAAACGAGCCGCACGACCACTCGTATTTTCCTTCATAGTGATAACCGCGACTTGTTGGTATTACACAGTTCTGCCCAAATTGCCTTTCCACAATCTTTTTGGCTTTATCTGGCAGGTCATTTCTCACCAATTGTTTGCCCATCGCGTTTGCTAGGGCTAATTTGATGTCAGAGATATTATTTCCGTTGAGTGGAATCCCATTGGATATATCTTCAAGAGTTGCTTCGGCAACAAGACCATAAAGTGCCCAACACATGCCGTCTTCAATGAGTCTGTCTGATGGTACTCTGATAAACGATGGCATACCTGTCGTAGCCCAATTGAAGTTTGCTTGGTGTAACTCAACCTGGCACTGGCCTATCGTTTTTTCCTTATTCCACGCCATGCAAGCCTGAACGCTGGTTACGAGTGGTTTAGGTTCTAGATCTTGAAATTGTGGTGCTTTGGGTTTTGTAATGAGCGCACAATGTCTGATTACATTTGCAGTTCGTCCTTTTGCAGAATGACCTTTCTCTATGTATGTAAACAGTTCATTTAGCATTGCAAGAGGCGCTGTTTTAACCGCCAGACGGTTAGTTATTTGATTCTGGCGCCGCGATGATGTTTCATCCGAATCACGTACCGAGGTTGAAGTGGTATCCCTTATTTCCTCACCATTGCGTTGTTCTTCACCCTTTTGTCGTTGTAATTCCATGCTGGTTTCATCGTTGATTGCTGTTTCTTTCTGTGAACGTTTTTCTTGCGTTGATTTCTGCCCTACGGTTGCACTCTCCTGAGCAAGTAAGTTACTAGAGTAAGCAACCAACGTAAAAGCGACCACGCCCAATAAATGCTTACTTCTCATGATCACAGGCCTCCTTGAGTACTTCGATTTGCTGAATACTTTTGATGCTTGGTTCTACCAGCCATGCGTATCTGTACCTTTGAATGTTTCTACAGAGCGCAACTATGTACTGATCTGCATCCTGAGGTACTGAATGGATTTCCCCATCTTCTTCTGCGGCCATAAAATCAGAGAAATCATCAAAGGCTGCTTTGCTTAGGTACTCAGCCAGATGAGTAGCATCGTCAGAACTTTTGCATAGCAAAACCTCCGGCCAGAGCAGGTCATCATCAGGCCCCCGATTACCGGGCTGGTCGGGTGGATCTAACCTGACGACCCAAACTTCTTTTAGCTCATGTGCTACAGCTAGATTGAGTAGTTCAATACCATTCAACTTCATAAAAATAACTCCGTGCTTAGTGGACGGAGCCATTATCCCGCTGATAACTGCTGAGATTGGCACGCCAAACTGCCCAATTTGGACAAACACCTTATATCTAGAGTTAGATATGAATATCCCGAGTGAGATTAGGTCGGTGCAGTTTTGAATTGGTATGTTAATGGTTTTTAATAATTTTTTAGGTAGCGTTACATGTCACGAATATTAAGTGTGACATGTAACGCAACTACTCAAGCATATATGGGAACGTTGCACGCTTAAGCCTTGAGCATATTGGTTTGCTGCACGATTACTGCTTAAACATATGGGACGGTTGCACGATAGGAACTGCCAAGACCCAAATATTGAGTGTTTAGTAAACCATATTTGTTTTAAATTGCTTAAAGACAGTCAGTTTTGCTGGCTTCGGTTGATATGTGGGATTGTTGCACGGATATTTTAAGTAAATGTCTAGGGGCGTAGCGCTTCTTGAGAGTTGTGAAAGCTTGCAGTTTATGGAATGAGATCTAAATAGCGTCAATTAAATAGGCTAACCTGCGAAGGAATGAATAGAATGGGTGGTGTCAGTCTAGGCATGCAGAAAAGTTTCCACATATAAGTCATCTTGGATTTAGAAAGGCCAAATCTATTTAACTTGCCAAACGACAACATTAAGTTATTGATCGTATTTTGACAATGGAACACAGTACATACAACATTAAACCCTTGTCAACATGCTTATTATTGTCTACAGAAGGATGAATGATGCTTCAGCATAGAATTTTGGAAAGTAACCTTGGCTTTGAAATATGGGGGGATTTCGGCACCTTGTACGATCTTCGCAAGCTTGTTTTAGATGCTGGAGAGTCAAACTCTCTGGTTGATTATGAGGGAATAACTACAGGGCTTGCATACACTATTCGCAAAGCTTACGAAGGCAGCTTTAAACAAGACACTATCCGCGTTGGGGATGACATGATAACCCAATACGGGTTTCAAGTTGAATGGATCCCATTTCTGATTCAAGTCATTCTTGTCCGCACAGGCTTTTCTGTACGCGCTTTGAATAAGCTTCAAAGGTCTCAGTTACTGTATCTAGAACACTTCGTAGAAATTACCATTAATGCAGCATTTTCTATAGAATTTGCTGAAATAATATTTCGTATGGAGCAGTTGCTGGGGATTACTGAGGATAAACTGGCATCAATCCTCGATAGCAGAGTGGAATACTTTAGTGGATTATCAGTACAAAAAAGAAGAGAACAATTAGCCATATTAATAGGCTCATTCCATCCTTCTTATCAGCACCTGTTCAGTAAATTGGTGGGAGGTGTTTGAGAATGATATACAAAATATATATCACCCATGAGTTGAGAGAGCTAACAATCAATCAGAAATGTTTTCAATTCACATGTAGTACGTTTTTTTTCTAAAAAAGCAGGTCGTCATCCGAGATCATGGGTGAGGAGATGGCCTAGTGACTAAATTTTAGTAATCATACAGAAGAATAAAAGAGTGCGAACGATGGATACGGTACTACGTCACAAAATTTGGGAAGTCTTCATAAAAGGGAAAAATCACCCCATCTTAGCTTCAAAAATAACACTGCCCAGCAGTGATGGAGTGCAACTACACGAAGAAGCTTTGCTCAAACGCATCATCGCCGAGCACATCAAAGACAACGAAACATACATTACCTGTTCTCAATGCGGATGTGGGCTTTTCTATCGTGCAGCAAATTCAATCCAAAATCGGTCAGCGTATCTTTACCACAACACAAAATTCGCCCATGACATATTACTTACCGAGAACTGTCCATTCTACCATAATACACCAAGTACCCTGTTTTCTCAGATCTACAATGGCGAAGGAGAATGGCATCTGTCCACAAAAATGGCCCTGAGCAAAATCCTAGATAATGATCCCTTCGTAAGTCCTGGCACCGTCAAAACAGAAAAATTAATCTTCTCTGACGATCCAAAAAGAAATACGTGGCGTAGGCCAGATATTCAATTTACTGATAAGAATGGTCAAAAATGGGCAATTGAGTTGACTCGATGGTGGATGTCACCACTCATCGTGGTACAAAGAGAAGAGTTCTTCAGGAAAGAAAACATTAACTTATTATGGGTCTTTAGCCCACAATGCGCGGAACACAATAAAACAACATACGAGTTAATCATGTATGGCTCCAACATTCCTAGGGAAGCATGTTCAGAAGCCAGTCGGCCACAATGTAATGCCTTTGTTGCTACAGAACGTGCTCTAAAATTGAGTCAAGAAAAAGGTAAACTCATCCTAGATGTGGAATTTCCTGAATACTACTATTGTAAAGAGAGACAAGAGATCGGAGCTAACTTCCAATTTCATCTAGCTTCACTTGAAGTGCTGAATACTGCCCCAAAACTCAGACTCCCCTTCGCTGTAAAGACATCAACATCTCTTAGTGACGCCAAACTTAAGCTACACCAGCATAACCGCCAGAGACTCGCGATCACTATTACTAATATTCGAAAGCGAAATGAAAGCCACTTAGCACTCACTGCTATCACGGATAACGATGAACACCCCATAAACCCCTTCAGTGGTCTTGAAGTCATCCATACTGATTACAGATTTCATAGTCACCTTAGAGATAAATGTCTCAAAGCAAAGCAGCACATTGATTACTTGCGTATGCAGAACCTCAGAGCAGCACGCTATAAACTCATCTCACTATTACGAAGAGAAACCTCCAATATATGGACCACAAGAAACTACAGAGATTCTGAAAGTCTCAGGTATGCCATGCTTAACACACTAGACACCCCTATTTTTGAAAACTACAAACTCATCTCGAATGTTAATCGGTACCGCAACATCATTACCACCCAACTTGCGGCTATCGAAGCAAGGACGCAACGCGCCGAACAAATTTGGAAAACTAAAAATATTATCAACCAATTGCCACAGCAAGTGATTGAAGGCACACACTCCCCTCAGATTGCATTCGATACGCTCAACAGAATAAAAACAAAATCACAAGTTGCCATCAGCTCGATATTATTACTACGAGCCATTGACCGTTCCACTAGGAAAGTTGAAAAAATAACAAAAGAACAAGAAGAAACTAGCCTGCGACTAAAACAAGAGCAGTATGAACGCGAACAAGCACTACAGCGACAAGCTGAACAAAACAAACGTCGGGTCAGTAATGAGGTCCACATTTTCATTAATCAACTCAATACAACTGGGTTCACAGAGATGCCCATCAGTAGTAGTTATGATGAGATCAAATTTAGAAGACTACAACATGAATGCAACCAACAAGAGCTGCATGAACTCAGATTCAATATTGAACAAGCCTACTCTCAAGCTTACACCAACCTGAAAGGTACTTATCTACTGACACATTTTCCACTTACTTCTTCTGGATGGAACGCCAATACCAATTTCACCACCGAACTAAATAAGCTCTTTGGTTGGCAACGAAATGTGTTTTACACAAAGTCAGTTGCAGATAAACAAGGTGCAATGAAAAAATCATGGTGTGCAGAACTACTCACGTATTTCATCAACACAGTACTCTACGAACTTGATGAACTCTATCAGGAACTTTATGGAGAACCCCACATCGATCAAGTTATACAAGTAAAAAAATATGGTGGCACCCACGCCAGAAGACTAACCTACATCTTGAAAATGATTATCAACCAAGGAAGTCTTATCACGAGCGATGATAAAGCGAAAGCAAACTGGCTCAAAAAACTCGTCTTGCAAAAATCTCTGGTGAACAGATAGCCTATACAAATACAAGCTGATTGAGGTTCGTTGTCTAGTTCTATAAAAGTGCGGTAGTTAAGTAAGAGCGAATAGATATCATTTTATATGATTAAAAAAGTTAGAAATTAACAATGTAAAACACCAAGAATCATATGCTTATTAGATGTTTTTTCGAGTTTAGCTTTCTAAAAAAATTCTTATCTGATTGATTTTTATGTTTTAAATTACCATCTCCAAAACCGATGGTTGCGGGTTCGAGTCCTGCCACCCCTGCCAAATAAAACAACGGCTTGCATAGAAATATGCGAGCCGTTTTATTTTGTCTGCCATTTAGCCTCAATATATTCAGTACTCCCTCTATTCATTCGCGGTTATCGCCTTTTCTCACAAATACTGTTTCTCACAAAACTGTCGTATACCTCTTGTAACATTTAAGCCCTGCGGCTTAGGTAAATCGGTTTGCAACTTTAGTTGTGCTTAACATACAATCGCCTGCCAAATTATTTGAGGAAGTATGGTTTGAATAGTGTGATGCAAACAAGACGCACCCTAGCGATATGGCTTGCTGCCATGTTGGTGCTATTGTCTGTGGCCATTGCTGTTCACAGTATTTCCCATGCCAATGAAGACCCTAAGTCCCATTGTTCGCTGTGCTTACATCAGCACCAGTTGCAACATGCGATAACCAGTACGCCCTTTCATTTTCAATTGGCTCAGCAGAGTTATATTTCGGTTGAGTTCCAAGCCATTTCCTTTAAGCGACCTTTTAGTCGTTTCTTCAATAGTCGTGCTCCGCCGTTAACAGCATAAGTTACTGTTTATTCAATTTATCTTAATTAACTTTGAGCGCCTTGGCTTAGCTAAGGCGCCGATGCTGTTTATTTTCGGAGTGAAAATGACCTCTTTTTATATTCCCAAGCGCGCTGCGCTGTTGCTGGGCGCCTTGTTTGTACTCAATCCTATTTCAATGTTGTTGGCTGCGGAGGATGCTCAATCTGGTAATGCTATTTTAGAGACTGACATTGAGCGTTTAAGTATCCACTATCGCCAAGCTTACCGTGGCAATGTGTCTGCAACTGAGCTTCCGCAAGCGATCAGTGTGTTAGACGAGCAATTGATAAAAGATGCGGGACTGACGCGGTTTCAAGATGTGTTGGATTATTCCGCCAGTGTGGCGCGGCAAAACAATGGCGGCGGTTTATGGGATAGCTTTTCCCTGCGCGGTTTTCCGGGTAATGAAAACATGCCATCGGGCTATTTAATCAATGGCTTTAATGGTGGTCGAGGTTTTAGTGGTCATCGAGATTTATCGAATGTGGCCTACGTGGAGATCTTAAAAGGCCCAGGTTCGGCGCTTTATGGTCGCTCAGAGCCCGGCGGTACAGTCAATATAGTTACGAAGAAACCTCAGTATCAAACCAGTGGTTATTTAAAGGCATCGGCAGGGAGTTTCGATCAATATCGATTAGAGGGAGATGTGACTTCCGGCTTGACCGACAATGTGGCATTTCGAATTAACGGCGCGTGGCAGGAACACGATAGTTTTCGCGATTATGTGTTCAGCGATAAAAAAATCGTCACGCCGTCAGTGCGTTGGCAGATTTCCGATAAAGCCTCGCTACTCTATGAAATGGAATACCTCAAGCAAGAACAGTTATTCGATCGCGGCATTATTGTGCTCAACAACGATATAAATACTGTGCCACGCTCGCGTTATTTAGGTGAGCCTAATGATGGCGCAACTGTGGTCAATGCCACTGGACACCAGCTGACCTATGACTATGAATTAAATGATGATTGGTCATTAACCGCGGGCTATAACTATCGCGATTCTAGCTTGAAGGGCTATTCGTCCGATGCCGAGTTGGCAAAGGGTCGGCAATCGCTATTTAATGATGGTCGCACGCTTACCCGGCAGCACAGATACCGAGATTATGCCTCCGAGGATAATTCACTGCGTCTAGAGTTAAGTGGGCATGTGGATACGGGGTTCATTCGCCACAATTTGCTGCTCGGCGCTGATGCCTATCACTACAGTTTAAAGACGGGGTTGTATCGCTATCGCGGCCAAAAGGGCGAATATGCCATTGATATTTATGAGCCTCAATATGGTGGGCCTCAGCCTGAGGTGAGTTTGTTGTATGAGAATAACGAAACCCAAAAGGCGTGGGGCACATACCTGCAAGATCAAATGGATCTCACTGAAAAGTGGAAGCTGCATCTTGGGTTAAGGTTCGATAGTTATCAGCAAGATATCAGTGAAGTTGCGAAAAATACGTTATCAGAGCAAACCGATAGCAGGGTTAGCCCTAAAGTGGGTCTGGTGTATTTATGGTCCGATGCCTTAAGTTTCTATAGTTCTTACTCTGAAGGTTTTTTGCCGCTTTCGGGAACCGACTTTGTAGGTCAGCCCTTCGAAGCCGAAGAGAGCAAGTCAGTTGAGCTAGGGATGAAGTTTAATGGCAATTGGTTTAATGGCTTAGCTGATAATGGCATAGCAGTCAGTGGCAGCTTGGCGGTGTTTGATGCGCAAAAGAGCAATATTCTGACCTCTGATCCGCTCAATGTCGGATTTTCAGCCACTTTAGGTAAAGCAAAAAGTAGCGGCGTTGAACTCGATTTAGTTGCCGAGCTGACG of the Shewanella baltica genome contains:
- a CDS encoding tetratricopeptide repeat protein: MSEHIKKRIVKGLIEEISCLDATGIELVGHNYISLRENQPLIHHGLNKDYMPSGYTVDTFSDDSSIVGEYSAEKGYFDYSGKKEAPIYSKINKDVLHALGHKGGSGPDKIYLISNQEENPSFRAKFNSTNIGQEYAKRIIIIDARELAKGVYEQSINNPTAADFYKQYFPTFSQNMDNYEYFGKLPNACDGYVLAEEVFGAVSNHFKNGNSICVLHGISGSGKTQAAIDFVRRNKLTFPNYIWIGGEDWNSDTSLSSVQRSRGGAPVNVAGLFNSEKSILVIDNFKTGLEENNFEELKAGFSKGGVVLVTSQISAPQSLIYLSIPQFSIDSALALIGENTSSASALCREFISRCRFSPLILSMTKKLGYEQGIDKETIYREILNEPELIDDSSGASIVRKILSGLPPSSLEALKKIANTGINSHDIEFLRRFVGVLKCNSLQKLSILVPENTTGVFRIHDLISIAVQDELDSSSLVSSIEDFISSSAGDMTPSVLRQIHLCSELILNEHLRRGYREIDWLHYSLLQLEGDIKIELHKEIYEITLTENDSLQKIKSVIDAREIHSYTIDDKEARKSYYNDCANLYGKLLQKNISENIQLELLHHIGKSLRRSGMYPEALESFNRLLYLKPEWHATYGQVAHLGTQHGVNKDVKDAGEKAMRTLLGYIQDELLSVPLRVSLAALARLRSYSQIAREINEQQDLVRKLADVISMSALEGLDQFYEAFVSFTSMFGYKHSMTCVRIAESIPELIAIPPNQIEKRQWASACEALTNSSVAAERENKKRLAKLLINSALSFADEISDYEQLNSFDGRCVAKTYILGLKPEKAIMAIMKVPQKEVNHWLLYEKAKAYLELGSSHYADALSSAKECFSSAKTDQKASARISIYHDLLSSCYMKLGDNENVTKELQEAIKNCSNEKYKGELEIRLNEFNKC
- a CDS encoding competence protein CoiA family protein, with the translated sequence MDTVLRHKIWEVFIKGKNHPILASKITLPSSDGVQLHEEALLKRIIAEHIKDNETYITCSQCGCGLFYRAANSIQNRSAYLYHNTKFAHDILLTENCPFYHNTPSTLFSQIYNGEGEWHLSTKMALSKILDNDPFVSPGTVKTEKLIFSDDPKRNTWRRPDIQFTDKNGQKWAIELTRWWMSPLIVVQREEFFRKENINLLWVFSPQCAEHNKTTYELIMYGSNIPREACSEASRPQCNAFVATERALKLSQEKGKLILDVEFPEYYYCKERQEIGANFQFHLASLEVLNTAPKLRLPFAVKTSTSLSDAKLKLHQHNRQRLAITITNIRKRNESHLALTAITDNDEHPINPFSGLEVIHTDYRFHSHLRDKCLKAKQHIDYLRMQNLRAARYKLISLLRRETSNIWTTRNYRDSESLRYAMLNTLDTPIFENYKLISNVNRYRNIITTQLAAIEARTQRAEQIWKTKNIINQLPQQVIEGTHSPQIAFDTLNRIKTKSQVAISSILLLRAIDRSTRKVEKITKEQEETSLRLKQEQYEREQALQRQAEQNKRRVSNEVHIFINQLNTTGFTEMPISSSYDEIKFRRLQHECNQQELHELRFNIEQAYSQAYTNLKGTYLLTHFPLTSSGWNANTNFTTELNKLFGWQRNVFYTKSVADKQGAMKKSWCAELLTYFINTVLYELDELYQELYGEPHIDQVIQVKKYGGTHARRLTYILKMIINQGSLITSDDKAKANWLKKLVLQKSLVNR
- a CDS encoding DUF6904 family protein, yielding MMLQHRILESNLGFEIWGDFGTLYDLRKLVLDAGESNSLVDYEGITTGLAYTIRKAYEGSFKQDTIRVGDDMITQYGFQVEWIPFLIQVILVRTGFSVRALNKLQRSQLLYLEHFVEITINAAFSIEFAEIIFRMEQLLGITEDKLASILDSRVEYFSGLSVQKRREQLAILIGSFHPSYQHLFSKLVGGV
- a CDS encoding TonB-dependent siderophore receptor, translating into MTSFYIPKRAALLLGALFVLNPISMLLAAEDAQSGNAILETDIERLSIHYRQAYRGNVSATELPQAISVLDEQLIKDAGLTRFQDVLDYSASVARQNNGGGLWDSFSLRGFPGNENMPSGYLINGFNGGRGFSGHRDLSNVAYVEILKGPGSALYGRSEPGGTVNIVTKKPQYQTSGYLKASAGSFDQYRLEGDVTSGLTDNVAFRINGAWQEHDSFRDYVFSDKKIVTPSVRWQISDKASLLYEMEYLKQEQLFDRGIIVLNNDINTVPRSRYLGEPNDGATVVNATGHQLTYDYELNDDWSLTAGYNYRDSSLKGYSSDAELAKGRQSLFNDGRTLTRQHRYRDYASEDNSLRLELSGHVDTGFIRHNLLLGADAYHYSLKTGLYRYRGQKGEYAIDIYEPQYGGPQPEVSLLYENNETQKAWGTYLQDQMDLTEKWKLHLGLRFDSYQQDISEVAKNTLSEQTDSRVSPKVGLVYLWSDALSFYSSYSEGFLPLSGTDFVGQPFEAEESKSVELGMKFNGNWFNGLADNGIAVSGSLAVFDAQKSNILTSDPLNVGFSATLGKAKSSGVELDLVAELTENLQAKLSYAYLNTRTANDSLNPDWGVLIPAGSPLVNVPKHTASVMLKRDLNAFSIDGHLGISWRYVDSRLGDSADPSFQLPSYQLVGVFMNTHLSDNFILGINLDNLLDEHYIASSYSALWAVPGEPRSIRVSVSYEF
- a CDS encoding DUF2607 family protein, producing the protein MNSVMQTRRTLAIWLAAMLVLLSVAIAVHSISHANEDPKSHCSLCLHQHQLQHAITSTPFHFQLAQQSYISVEFQAISFKRPFSRFFNSRAPPLTA